A stretch of DNA from Saccharomycodes ludwigii strain NBRC 1722 chromosome I, whole genome shotgun sequence:
ttttttatacattttttttttttttttttttttttttcattaatttagaacatttatttgttaattttgtgtttttagTTTCTTTAACCCTAATTCACCATATTCACTTTTACAATAATTTGCAGACCCGTTGACTAATACACAATCATTGATGGTTTTTTCTTCGCCAAGTTGCAAAACCTTTTCTGAATATTTTATACAGTCCATATTCCAAGATCCAGGTTGAAACCAGCAACTGTTAATGGGTAATTTAAAAGAGGAAGTGATGGAAGGCAATTCTTTCAGTATACCTAAGGTTATAATAGGTCTGGTGACAAAACAAACGCTTATACTATCAAAATTTCGAATCAAATTCTGTTCATTAACTTCTGTCAAGGCATCATTAATTGAGGAGAAAATATCCAAATGAGTTAGCttggtttcttttttggttattGAATCGAGTTGAAGATCCACGATACCATTTGACGGAGTTATCGGAATTACCGGTAGTTTGTGTTGAACAAACCAGTGAACTATTCGATTGGCATAGCTAGTATCTTTGTAAACTTTACCACATACAAAGTATAATGTCTTAGGACTGAAAAAAGCCTTCAAGTTTTGTTTCATAGTTGTGtctattttcaattgatatggaaagaaaaacagaATTGCTTAATTTGCGGAATTATTTTCTGGGGgggggaaagaaaaatgtaCAATGGtagttattaataatatcaatgaATAAATGTGAACACAATATCAGAAGGgagaaacaaaaataaaaataaaaataaaaataaaaacacgatttgttatttaataatgataagctattattgatgattttatttccaaattGGCATTCTTAACTAAACAGCTAAGATTATGTTGAGTATGTGTGTGTTGTTCAGTCAAATAAGACTAAGAGAGTACATTTTATTCtatctttttaaattgtaCAAAGAAATTCCGAATAAAATGCAAAGTCAAATATTTGTGGTGTAAGTTTTGAGTATTACACGTGatgttttgtttaaataGTATAAAAAGCTTGTTCTTGGATtgtcttttaaaaaatgtgGAAATTTATCATGTAAATCCAactgatttttttttttttttgttttttaattttagaatACGAATTCACATctcttattttatttccccCGCCTTTATCTCCCACATTACTTGTaataaataactttatGTATATTACTTAAGAcctattattttcaaattctgtaaataaaaaaaaaaaaaacaaaaaaacaaagctAAAGACATAATCTATTATGAAAGGGAAAGatagaaataatagtatatatatttatataccTAAAGACTACATCCttcaatatttaaaaagtaaaaagtCATTGTGGTAAGAACaaaaatcaatattttaCATTATAATTTGTGCCTTCTACATAgtttaattgttttcttttttcttttctttgttttaattaacTGTGTTATAACATTGTTTCTAACTAGAATGGTTTATCTAGTATAGATTTACTTAATATATAAGgatcgtttttttttttttttttttataaaaaaataatttgatatttGGTACTTACTTTTATATTAACATTTACCACTTTTTTGGTATAGTTGAGGTGCTTAAAAACTGGTGTATTCAAGTgacattttattattaaaaaactccagaagaagaagaaggagaaaaagaaggaaaaaattaaaaaaaaaaaaaaaaaaaaaaaaaaaaacaataatattctttacattttatttttatttttatttatatttatatttatatccCAAAAATAGCCTTCAAACAACTCTAAAAATACCCCAAACGTTTTATTCTCCTGTTAAATGAATGCTCCTTTGGTTTTTAATTCAACTTACCAAAAAGAGCTTTCAGCTTTCAACAATTCTCCATTATTAAGTACTCCTAACATGTTTTCTAATGAAGAAGATTTAGATAATGCTATAGACTCActcaaaacaaaatttacGGAAATGATTAAAATGATCGATCAAGAAACTGTCTTATTAGATACAGAATCGAAATTTCTCATGAACTTATTCAGTACATCAACAGTAGCACAAGAAAATGAATCGAACCTTTATAACTATTCAAAGCAGAACAGCAATGATGATCTTAATACGTATAGTACAGATAATAACGATTACAGTCTTGAAAGTGAAAACGGTAACGATAGTACAGGTAGTTTTTGTTATACGGTAGTGAATGAAATTATAGACGTTTTGGATAAGATACAAGTGGAAAATTTGCAAATGGTTACCACGCCAGCCtccaaaatgaaaaaaaatgatgtGGTCCTAATAAAGTCAccaaattcaataaaaaaccTTTGGATTGAGTACTATTACAAACCAAAGGATTGGCCAGAATCTTTAAAAGCGATTTTAAAGGATCAGACATCAAAGACACATTCGTTCGATCCAGCGGAGAAGGGCTTTAAGTATGAGGAACTACTCCAAAGAGAGTATTCTataaaagaattagaaGAGGCATATGGTTCAGCCTGGCGTAgtcataataaaaatctttCTAGACAAATTAATAgacgaaaaaaaatatggaatACCATCGAGGAAGGGATTGTTAATGGTATTGAATTAGTTGATTGTTTGGAGGTCTTAGAAAAGTACTTATCTGATGCTGGCAAAGGATtaagttatttttacaaCGGTGTTCCATTCAAAATTTCGGAATTATATTTGCAAGATTCAAAATCACCTTGAAATATGAAGATTGTAGCAGTTATAAAAGGGGAGAGGTGGGGGAAAGACAGATTCAATTCGTACTTTTAGAGATGACAAATATGGTACTTAGGTttaaagtttattttaatcTGTGTGAATATCACAAAACTATTAAATATTCATATAAATAAGGTTACTTTTTGAGAAAAAGgagctaaaaaaaattattattattattatcggACTTTAAAATAGCAGATGCAAAACTATAATAttcaataatatatttgcatttttaattaatttttttttttaataatacttgTGATATTTGGTATGCCAAAGAATTATATTCAACTTTTGCCTTGGGACTTAATAAATATGGAAATTTACCAGATTCGTTTATGAGGTTTTCTGATTTCTCTAAAAGTTTGACGCAcggtgtttttttttttttttttttttttccttaattGGCTTTTGTgtcagtatttttttttttttttttttttcttttaatgaaTGAGCTATCtatgtatataaaaatagcaatGATAAAACTAAGTTAAACTAGATATTATTgtgttaaatatatatatatatatatatatatattgtaatATATAATGTATCAGAATTTCTTAGTACTATACAAACATCACTATAATTAGAAagatttttaataactttttttttttttttaaacttaaaTGTCTCTTAGCTACAGATTGTTACCtaaaataatcatatactaatattaaatataggaaaaaataaaaaataaaaaataaaaccttTCTTAGAAGTCAAAATCTAACAAAGGGAACCATTTTCTGCACagtcaattttttttttttttttttttatttatttctgttTACGTATTATCGTTCCTAGTTTAAACTTTATTTCCATATTTCTGGTTAACTTGTtgaattttgattttttaattttttaatctttttttttttttttttcttttgttttcttcttttgttaCTAACTTTCATATTAACACATGTACGAGAATCAGCTTGTGTGTCTAACCATTGGCGATACGCCAACAACCCAATTCATATCCTGGAGATTAAGTTTAACaaatgtatttttaatacaagTTGCTGATTGCATATCAAGTGATGGTTTAGTGTCATGGAAATCTACAAAATTAggtttaaatttttataagcccaatctattttataaagatatggagactttagaaaaagattttaaaagagATTCAAAGTCCGACCTCTATAAAgttgatattgttattatttcatGTATATCTTTTAAAGAATACCAAAAGCATTGCCTTTCGTTATcacaaattattaatgaaaaaacaataatcatAGCAGATGCAAATTTTTGTGTGGATATAGAATTATGTCTATACACTAATTTGCAAAACATTTTTGGTGGgattttatcaatattgTGTGATGTAGAAACCAGAAATTTATCATCCGGATCTTATGCATTGGTCAGTGATTGCATTCGTGTATTTTTAGGCGTTACCTATATTTCAAATGAGCCTGCATATGCTGAAGacattataaaatttaaacaattaaataataaaaaattaaaacaccaaatcgaagataaaaaatctGTCTTAAATATCTTTTACCTGTTAATCAGAGAGCATActacaaaatatattgaaattattaGTACCGAAAGTAACGAGATGGCATTGAAAGTATGGTTATATATTATTCCACGCATTTCTTTGAACACCATATCTATTATATTCGACCAATTGGATTATTCCTTACTTTTACAACAAAACTTTGCAAGAGCCATTTTTCAAGAGCTAGTTGACGAATTAATTGTACTAAGTTATCGTCATTCGCATATTTTACCTAAACAATTTatgaaaaaggaaatagaAATTACAGATAGTACTGATCCAAACGTTATTGTTGAAATTtgtcaaaatataaattacgATACTATTGAAAAGCTGATCATTGATAGAAAAAGGGAGTTGGATAGGTTTACTATTAATGAATATCCAGAATTTTTGACGTTGTCTTTTGAGGCATATTGTTTCTATCACAAGTTGGAGTATCCTGCATACATTTTACTTTATCAACCGATTTTTTTGGccgatttttttaaagtgaAATGTTCTTCATTAAAATTTCTATTCGGTTTTTATTCACGATTATTGGCAATTAGTGGTTATGCTATTGAAGGCGGTACATCAATTGCTACAACGCCCGATGTATTATTTGGTAAAAGGTTGCATATCACAAATTCTGTACCTCCTGAAACAACTAAGAAAGATAACAAGACAAGAGGAAAGAGGAATCGTAACAGAGAAGGTAAACCCACCGGTgctaaaaaaggaaaatccaaaaatattaggAGCAGTGAAAAGTCACCTATATCGACTTCTAGGAACAACAAATCTAGCGAAGAACTTCAAGACGaacaaattcaaaaaagcttggaagatttatttatagaGATAGCTTCAGTTTCTTCTGGCTCAAAAAGTACCGATGATGGCGAtgttaaaaacaaaatgaaaGAGGGAAATGGAAATGATGCTGAATATTGGTCTTCTGGCGATGATATTTCAGATTctgaaaagtttttaaacaCTCTTTCCAACGCAGAATTGCTGAAActaaatacaaaatatgtTGAAAATTACAGGAAGAATGAACAAAACATCTTGAAATTGCATACTCATGAAGATTttaatgaagaaaaagggCGTGGCACTGGTACTGATGATTTCGGACCATCTAATTATGTTGATCCAAATATGAGTGTATACCTTCCAAATTTTTCCACTAGACCCACAagatataaacaaaaacaagcgaatatatattatagtTATGCTAATTCAGAAACACCAGCTGCGTCATTAAGGGCTTACTCAAATCAAATAACTGATTTTGAGAAGGAAATTAGATCGCATAATTTTACTAGCGTACCAAAATTTCATGGAAATGAGTTGACAGTTAGTCCtgagaaaaataaacagtTGATTACAAAAGATGTgttggaaaaaagaaaacaactTAAAAGTATCATGAGGGCATGCAGGGAACATAATGTCACACAAACCTATCAGTTTGGAAATGATCGGTATTCTGCTAAAATATATGATAACGATAAATTATTACATAATTATATCGATTTAATATCCAGTGTTAATATGGGTGGGATATTAGATTTGACCACAAGTAGGTATGGTTCTGTTGATACTGctgaaaaaattgaacaagATTGCagaacaaagaaaaaaagattagcTAAACATACTCAGTTATTGCTTACAAGTACCAAATCTGATGAAACAGAACCAATCAACTATTGTTTAaaaactacaaaaaaatgagatatattaaaaatgggGAAAGAAGGGAAGAAGGAGGATGAAATGAAATAATATTCAACTAAGAGAAAGGAAAATGTTAGTGGTATATGATACTTTGTatgttatatttatatatatatatatatatatatatatattagtatataaaaagtatattttaagaaaaacgctaagaaaaatcaaagatttattgaaaacacATGGCAAGatgttgataataataataaatggaTAATGTATATagtaaattttatattatatttgaagtgattatttaattaacaatacaattttctttttttattttttgttaaaaatggtaaaaaaaaaaaaaatgtgttATAGGATTAATTACTCGTATAAATCTTCATCCAATCTGGCAGCTGGATTACTTTCGATGAAATCTAGAGAGACTTTATGACCCAATAACTCTCTGATATTTTTGACACCGTATTTAATCATGGTAGGTCTTTCTAAAGACAAACCCCAGCCCAAGACCCTTAGGTTTTCTGGTAAGCCCATACTCAAAAGCATTTCAGGTCTAAACATACCTGAATTACCGATTTCAACCCATTTAGCCAAACCTTCATGCCAAGAGAAAATTTCCATGGAAGGTTCTGTGTATGGATTATATGTTGGTTTGAAACGTAAACCAGTGACACCCATTTTGGCAAAGAAATCTTCCatgaatttaattaaattgcCCAgagtaatattataatcgGCCAAAACACCTTCGACTTGATGGAACTCAGCCAAATGGGTAGCATCGACAGCTTCGTTACGGAAAACACGATCGATGGAGAAAAGTCTGCAAGGTTTAGGATCTTTAGCTAACTTGTGTAACATGGCCGAAGAGATAGAGGTTGTATGAGTTCTcaaaaccaattttttggATTCTTCTGGCTTCCAAGAATATCTATAACCAATGGATTCGAATCTACCATTTTCATGAACGGCTTTAATATTGGCGACATATTGTTCATCTTCAGGCAAATCACAAGTGGCTGgatcttttaaataaaaagtgtCTTGTAAATCTCTTGCTGGATGTTGTTGTGGAACATACAAGGCATCGAAATTCCAAAAGCCGGTTTCAACATATTGGTTTGTTGGCATTTCAGTAAAACCcatactaaaaaaaatttgtctGAATTCTTCACGAACTTTATTTAATGGATGTAAAGCACCACATTGAGGTAACAAGCCTTCAGAATTGAAATTATAGcttttaaatttcaaatttttgtaaGAACCTGTTACCACCATTTCTGAAGTTAAATCTGTTTCTAGTTTAACCAAATCTGTAGAAAAATCGGCACCTTTTACAACATGGAAATCAGTAATTTTGTTAGCGgttattaattttctttttttcaaatcattTAAAGCTTTTTGATTGATTTTAGGGGAAGCATTACCgctgtttttaatttcagaTAGCAAGTCTTTTGTTTCATCCTTGATTGATGAAATACCGCCggcatttttaattttatcacTCAAAACCAATTCATTATCAGAAGTCTTGGAAATCCAACCATTTTTAAACGCCCTTGACTGACCTACTTTACCATCAGCACCCATTTTAGTCATAACATCGTTGATCTTTAGTTTATCAAAGGATTCaattaatttcaataatcTCAACTCGTGGGAGCCATTGTTTAAAACTTCAGAACCTTCTTTAGTCAAACTATAAGCAAAGCTGTCACTTTTGGAATAATCTAATTTACCATTTGCCTTTAGAGAGTTTAAGCATGATAAAATAGTTTGGGAATCAATGGTTGGAAAAGTAGTTAAAGTAGATTTAATTTCACCCAAAGTGTctaatttttgtaaaatatctaGTTGTAAATTGGTAGTGGACATAGTAAACTGAAATGTGTATatattgctttttttttttttttaatgcaaAGGAAAGAGTTATTTGAAGGAAACAACAATGATACTTACAATGCAAGTATGTGTAGACCTTTAATGGAAAATGCCGGAATTATTAATCttgtataatttaaaaactgtaagaaataaaaaaaatttttttttttttcctatgacactgaaaaaaattttttttttttgttagttttgttaaattgggaaaaaaaaaaaaaaaaaaaatatatatatagtagTAGTTATTCCCTCTTACTTAACAATTATCTCTTTACACGAAATAATACAcacataaatataaatacttCAGTAGCAGTATCCAAGTGCCTTACAATAACACCTCACTTTTGGtaattgatttattatcaactGTTAATTGATCAGTTAAAATATCTCTAATACTATATAAATCCAATTTCATATTAGCATCTAAcattaattctttttttaaaaaccaaTTTAATTGTTGGTGTTTAACCTGCCTATATTCATCTATTAGTTCTGTGTgcattttttgtaaatcgTTTATATAATGGAGCAAAGCTTGGGTTTCTTCCGTATTATCTTGTatgttaatattaatattatcaccATCGCTGCTGATGGGAGACACTGGTATACTTAAAAAAGTATCATTTTGACCGACTAATTGTTGCTtatagtttttaattttagtgcttgatattttattatataactTGAGAGTGTTACTATCatcgttattatttgttgtgGCTGAGTTGGTTTGTTCTTGTTGTGACGATGGTTCATCcgtttcattttttaatgtagTATTGTAGTCATTAGTTGTATACTCACCAAAGCTGCCTGGTACCAATCgaatattttcataattaattttattattctcaTCAACAGTCAATATATTAtgtcttgtttttttaacccTCTTAAATGGATCAGGATCAttgcttgtttttttataccTTTGAATTGATTTCAATGAATTTTGTAATTGTGGGTCttcttttaacaatttataatattcatCCAGTGAGAATGAAGTAGATTGTTGTGAATCCTTTGCTTCCGTCATGGTTCCcttgattttatttattttttttaattattttaccaTTTATAAATCTATATGTGTATGTAAATTCTATTAAAACCtacaagtttttttttgttggttgttgttgctgttgctagAAATATACCttaaaagtttaataaCTTAAACGTTTTCGGTCTTCGggttaaaaatataaaagtgaaaaaattacCCAGATATTTTGTACGTTTTCAATGAGGGTTTGAAATTTTATGATgatgtcttttttttttttttttacatttgtTTCTATGCACAAATATTCgtaattgtttttctcTTTGTATTcctcgtttctttttttttttcttttcttttttcttttttctgttctttctatattcattttaaacgatttttattatattatactTTTCACTACTAACTACTAGCAATGTACAAAATTAATAGACTTTAACGCGTATAAAGTAATCTTTAATTCATTGCATCGTTCGAGTACAAACCAATAGGAAATTAATGTCTgaaaatatattacaagaaaaagaatcaTTAGATGATCTATTCAATCATTTGCAAGAATTAGAAGCAAAGAAAGACATTCTTgatactaataaaaatactggTACTGGGTTTGATAGCAATAAAGATGAACTAAAATTTGAAGATGATGTGAAGGAACAAAATAAGCAATTGGAATTTTCTCGCATTGAAAATGATTTACGGGTGTTACCGAAATTGCAAAACAACTTTGACTCCATGTCAAAGAATGTTgctaaaaacaataaagtGAGAACAGTCAAGGATGATATATTAATAGACACCACTGGTAATAGGAATGGGGATAGATTGGAGAAGGATTGGTTTAGTTTACCTAAAACAGAATTGACACCGCAAATCAAAAGAGATTTGCTATTAATTAAACATAGAGCAGCATTAGATCCTAAAAGACATTATAAGAAGGATAAGAAATGGAATATTCCTGAAAGGTTTTCTGTTGGCACTATTGTTGAGGATAAATGTGAATATTATAGTAGTAGATTAAACAAGAAACAAAGAAAGTCGAATATATTAGAAAGTTTATTATATGAGGATAAGCAAGATCAAAAGAATAGTAGAAGTATAAGAACGGGAAagaattattttgaaagaaaGTATAATGAGattcaattgaaaaagagTAGTGGTAAAAGGGggtattataaaaaagttattgagAAAAGACAAAAGCATTGATGACGTATAAAgtgataattattatttatatagatAGTGAATATTAGCTTATCAAAGatgtaaacaaaaataaagaaagggaaatatataaataaataaaacgcATAATTTAAATGACGGCCATCTACCGAATTGTTGTTAATTGGCGGAGAGTAAGCGAAAGATGACGTGTGAGGTATAAGagattatatatttttattgataagaaaaatacaaactttttaattttagataAATCCTTCAAAAATGATTCGCTTAgcatttgattttattcttttccGTTTTAATTTGAGTTTTACGTCCAGCAAATACTTTTACTAccattttataattattatttacttattttattttcctgtACAagcctttctttttccctgttttgtattaaaagaaagagagaaaaatacacgcatatatatataaagaaagaaggaaaaacaataaattagataagtaatttaatttaatttaatttaaaatcaaataaaaacaaatagatCCACTTACAAACTACTAAATCttacttttatatataaatcactacaatatatatattattaaaacttaaaataaaatatacgCAAAGTATtaactaaaataaatactaaTATCATATATACACAAAGAAGTACCGTAAACTGCATATTCCAGGtttcttttattgttgCGGGCAATAAACcttaaaaataaccaacaattaataaataaatcaaatagGGAAAAACAAGTTGGAAAAAATGAACTATCcttattttaatttccaACAATCCCAACCTCaatcaaatttaaatacatttcaaaataataatactccCACTGTCATcactaatgataataattttaaactaCCAAACCCTACAACtggtactactactaacATTAACGCTTCTAAGCCATACAGCAACAGTTTAGCCAGATTAAAATTGCAAAATGCTATTGAGGATCCATCATCCGAGGCTTTATGGAAAATGTACTCCAAGGCTAAAGCTTCATTACCTTATAAAGAAAGGATGTCTAATTTAACATGGAGAATGTTAGGTATGAGAATTAAAGAGTTTAAGCTAAAGCCTTTAAAATCTAATAGCAATAACGATGATATTAGTGTTAGTAATCCTTCTCTtttcaacaataacaacgataataataataataataataataataatattaatgaattA
This window harbors:
- a CDS encoding CoA-binding protein (similar to Saccharomyces cerevisiae YNL253W | TEX1 | TrEX component) translates to MKQNLKAFFSPKTLYFVCGKVYKDTSYANRIVHWFVQHKLPVIPITPSNGIVDLQLDSITKKETKLTHLDIFSSINDALTEVNEQNLIRNFDSISVCFVTRPIITLGILKELPSITSSFKLPINSCWFQPGSWNMDCIKYSEKVLQLGEEKTINDCVLVNGSANYCKSEYGELGLKKLKTQN
- a CDS encoding uncharacterized protein (similar to Saccharomyces cerevisiae YMR172W | HOT1 | High-Osmolarity-induced Transcription) — translated: MNAPLVFNSTYQKELSAFNNSPLLSTPNMFSNEEDLDNAIDSLKTKFTEMIKMIDQETVLLDTESKFLMNLFSTSTVAQENESNLYNYSKQNSNDDLNTYSTDNNDYSLESENGNDSTGSFCYTVVNEIIDVLDKIQVENLQMVTTPASKMKKNDVVLIKSPNSIKNLWIEYYYKPKDWPESLKAILKDQTSKTHSFDPAEKGFKYEELLQREYSIKELEEAYGSAWRSHNKNLSRQINRRKKIWNTIEEGIVNGIELVDCLEVLEKYLSDAGKGLSYFYNGVPFKISELYLQDSKSP
- the OSW2 gene encoding Osw2p (similar to Saccharomyces cerevisiae YLR054C | OSW2 | Outer Spore Wall), which translates into the protein MYENQLVCLTIGDTPTTQFISWRLSLTNVFLIQVADCISSDGLVSWKSTKLGLNFYKPNLFYKDMETLEKDFKRDSKSDLYKVDIVIISCISFKEYQKHCLSLSQIINEKTIIIADANFCVDIELCLYTNLQNIFGGILSILCDVETRNLSSGSYALVSDCIRVFLGVTYISNEPAYAEDIIKFKQLNNKKLKHQIEDKKSVLNIFYLLIREHTTKYIEIISTESNEMALKVWLYIIPRISLNTISIIFDQLDYSLLLQQNFARAIFQELVDELIVLSYRHSHILPKQFMKKEIEITDSTDPNVIVEICQNINYDTIEKLIIDRKRELDRFTINEYPEFLTLSFEAYCFYHKLEYPAYILLYQPIFLADFFKVKCSSLKFLFGFYSRLLAISGYAIEGGTSIATTPDVLFGKRLHITNSVPPETTKKDNKTRGKRNRNREGKPTGAKKGKSKNIRSSEKSPISTSRNNKSSEELQDEQIQKSLEDLFIEIASVSSGSKSTDDGDVKNKMKEGNGNDAEYWSSGDDISDSEKFLNTLSNAELLKLNTKYVENYRKNEQNILKLHTHEDFNEEKGRGTGTDDFGPSNYVDPNMSVYLPNFSTRPTRYKQKQANIYYSYANSETPAASLRAYSNQITDFEKEIRSHNFTSVPKFHGNELTVSPEKNKQLITKDVLEKRKQLKSIMRACREHNVTQTYQFGNDRYSAKIYDNDKLLHNYIDLISSVNMGGILDLTTSRYGSVDTAEKIEQDCRTKKKRLAKHTQLLLTSTKSDETEPINYCLKTTKK
- the FRS2 gene encoding phenylalanine--tRNA ligase subunit alpha (similar to Saccharomyces cerevisiae YFL022C | FRS2 | phenylalanyl (F)-tRNA Synthetase): MSTTNLQLDILQKLDTLGEIKSTLTTFPTIDSQTILSCLNSLKANGKLDYSKSDSFAYSLTKEGSEVLNNGSHELRLLKLIESFDKLKINDVMTKMGADGKVGQSRAFKNGWISKTSDNELVLSDKIKNAGGISSIKDETKDLLSEIKNSGNASPKINQKALNDLKKRKLITANKITDFHVVKGADFSTDLVKLETDLTSEMVVTGSYKNLKFKSYNFNSEGLLPQCGALHPLNKVREEFRQIFFSMGFTEMPTNQYVETGFWNFDALYVPQQHPARDLQDTFYLKDPATCDLPEDEQYVANIKAVHENGRFESIGYRYSWKPEESKKLVLRTHTTSISSAMLHKLAKDPKPCRLFSIDRVFRNEAVDATHLAEFHQVEGVLADYNITLGNLIKFMEDFFAKMGVTGLRFKPTYNPYTEPSMEIFSWHEGLAKWVEIGNSGMFRPEMLLSMGLPENLRVLGWGLSLERPTMIKYGVKNIRELLGHKVSLDFIESNPAARLDEDLYE
- the IES3 gene encoding Ies3p (similar to Saccharomyces cerevisiae YLR052W | IES3 | Ino Eighty Subunit), whose product is MTEAKDSQQSTSFSLDEYYKLLKEDPQLQNSLKSIQRYKKTSNDPDPFKRVKKTRHNILTVDENNKINYENIRLVPGSFGEYTTNDYNTTLKNETDEPSSQQEQTNSATTNNNDDSNTLKLYNKISSTKIKNYKQQLVGQNDTFLSIPVSPISSDGDNININIQDNTEETQALLHYINDLQKMHTELIDEYRQVKHQQLNWFLKKELMLDANMKLDLYSIRDILTDQLTVDNKSITKSEVLL
- the FCF2 gene encoding Fcf2p (similar to Saccharomyces cerevisiae YLR051C | FCF2 | Faf1p Copurifying Factor), which translates into the protein MSENILQEKESLDDLFNHLQELEAKKDILDTNKNTGTGFDSNKDELKFEDDVKEQNKQLEFSRIENDLRVLPKLQNNFDSMSKNVAKNNKVRTVKDDILIDTTGNRNGDRLEKDWFSLPKTELTPQIKRDLLLIKHRAALDPKRHYKKDKKWNIPERFSVGTIVEDKCEYYSSRLNKKQRKSNILESLLYEDKQDQKNSRSIRTGKNYFERKYNEIQLKKSSGKRGYYKKVIEKRQKH